One segment of Bacillales bacterium DNA contains the following:
- a CDS encoding TetR/AcrR family transcriptional regulator, with amino-acid sequence MDGFERRRERKKESIRRAALELFSKHGVQKVSIAEIAEKANVSQVTIYNYFGSKDDLLRDVVQAFMDEIWKEYEELLKSDRPFPEKIKQLIVKEAKYAETINPDFLQAMMSDDPHIQQLFNNFYEKIYVPALMTFFDEGRKAGYVKQDISNEALLIYMNILKDGMRPEMFSDQQQNVRLSKELIELFFYGLLEKKTEEDA; translated from the coding sequence ATGGACGGATTTGAACGGCGCCGCGAACGGAAGAAAGAAAGCATTCGCCGCGCAGCCCTCGAGCTGTTTTCCAAGCACGGTGTGCAAAAGGTGAGCATCGCGGAAATTGCCGAGAAGGCAAACGTTTCCCAAGTGACGATCTACAATTATTTCGGCAGCAAAGACGACCTGCTTCGTGACGTGGTTCAAGCGTTCATGGATGAAATTTGGAAAGAATATGAGGAGCTTCTCAAGAGCGATCGACCGTTTCCGGAAAAAATCAAGCAACTGATCGTAAAGGAAGCGAAGTACGCCGAAACGATCAACCCGGATTTCCTGCAGGCGATGATGTCGGACGACCCACACATCCAGCAGCTGTTCAATAACTTTTATGAAAAAATTTATGTCCCTGCCCTGATGACGTTCTTTGACGAAGGCCGAAAAGCGGGCTATGTGAAGCAAGATATTTCCAACGAAGCGCTGCTCATTTACATGAACATCCTAAAAGACGGAATGCGCCCGGAAATGTTCTCGGACCAGCAGCAAAACGTCCGCTTGTCGAAGGAATTGATTGAGTTGTTCTTCTACGGGCTGCTTGAGAAAAAAACAGAGGAGGACGCATGA
- a CDS encoding ABC transporter ATP-binding protein: MGIHMENVTKHFGGGKGIFDLSFDVKEGEVFGYLGPNGAGKSTTIRHLMGFMKPTSGSAAINGLDCWGDRAQIQKDVGYLPGEMAFMDDLNGRQFLELLAGMRGMKDLSRRDELIERLQFDVKASIRKMSKGMKQKLGIVAAFMHDPDILILDEPTSGLDPLMQSVFIDLVIEEKEKGKTILMSSHSFAEIDRSCDRAGIIKNGRLVAVENVRDLRAVQTKIFEVAVKEEAGMARLRHSGLDVFDVNGLRAKVRVQGDYETFIEKLSRCGVQSLDVHTQNLEDIFMHYYDQKEASAR; encoded by the coding sequence ATGGGCATTCACATGGAAAACGTAACGAAGCATTTCGGCGGCGGCAAAGGCATTTTCGATCTGTCCTTCGACGTGAAGGAAGGGGAAGTGTTCGGCTATCTCGGGCCGAACGGTGCCGGGAAATCAACGACAATCCGCCATTTGATGGGCTTTATGAAGCCGACTTCCGGTTCTGCAGCGATTAACGGGCTTGATTGTTGGGGCGATCGGGCGCAGATTCAAAAAGATGTCGGGTATTTGCCGGGAGAAATGGCATTCATGGACGACTTAAACGGCCGGCAATTTCTCGAACTGCTTGCCGGGATGCGCGGCATGAAAGATTTGTCGAGGCGCGACGAGTTGATCGAGCGATTGCAATTCGACGTGAAAGCGTCGATTCGCAAGATGTCGAAAGGGATGAAGCAAAAGCTCGGAATCGTGGCAGCGTTCATGCACGATCCGGACATTTTAATATTGGATGAACCGACGTCGGGCCTCGATCCGCTTATGCAGTCGGTGTTCATCGATCTCGTAATCGAAGAGAAAGAGAAAGGGAAGACGATCTTGATGAGCTCGCACAGCTTCGCCGAAATTGACCGCAGCTGCGATCGAGCCGGCATCATAAAAAATGGCCGGTTGGTCGCCGTTGAAAACGTGCGCGATTTGCGTGCCGTGCAAACGAAAATCTTCGAAGTGGCGGTGAAGGAAGAAGCCGGCATGGCGCGGCTCCGGCATTCAGGCCTCGACGTCTTCGATGTGAACGGCCTCCGCGCCAAAGTACGTGTCCAGGGCGACTACGAAACTTTTATCGAAAAATTATCTCGCTGCGGCGTCCAGTCGCTCGATGTCCACACGCAAAATCTTGAAGACATATTCATGCATTATTACGACCAGAAGGAGGCTTCCGCCCGATGA